In a genomic window of Myotis daubentonii chromosome X, mMyoDau2.1, whole genome shotgun sequence:
- the LOC132223409 gene encoding melanoma-associated antigen 10-like, whose translation MPRVPKSQRSSLDIPMPVEEDSSSSSSTPVASSSSSSTSSSSYPLLSSNPSTSEEEGEEQEENVEEEENEEQEEVPAAAGAPSSPVSSPSAHASPTALAAAAPLSQSSSEEWEGLSTSWALPGTESLPRCVINDKVADLVGFLLLKYRTKEQTTRAEMLSSIIREHQDHFAVIFREASECMQLVYGIDVKEVDPTSHTYVLVTNLGLTYDGMVSDEHSMPKTGLLILILSIIVLEDDCVPEERIWEALNAMGVHAGMEHSIYGEPRELLTRVWVQEQYLEYRQVPNSDPARYEFLWGPRAHAETTKLKVLEFLSQVSGSDPRSFTHFYQEALREEEQRAQARVRTTDDTTAMASASSSAMPSGFFCLD comes from the coding sequence ATGCCTCGAGTTCCAAAGAGTCAACGCTCCTCGCTTGATATTCCCATGCCTGTGGAAGAggattcttcctcctcctcctccacccctgttgcttcctcttcctcctcctccacctcttcctctAGCTATCCTCTGCTTTCAAGTAACCCAAGCAcctcagaggaggagggggaggagcaggaggagaatgtggaggaggaagagaatgaggagcaggaggaggttcctgctgctgctggggcaccGAGTTCTCCCGTGAGCTCTCCAAGTGCCCATGCCTCCCCTACTGCCCTTGCCGCTGCTGCTCCCTTGAGCCAATCCAGCAGCGAAGAATGGGAGGGTCTGAGTacctcctgggccctgccaggtacagagtCCTTGCCCAGATGTGTGATTAATGATAAGGTAGCTGATCTGGTGGGGTTCCTGCTCCTGAAGTATCGCACAAAGGAGCAGACCACAAGGGCAGAAATGCTGAGTAGCATCATCAGAGAGCACCAGGACCACTTTGCTGTAATCTTTAGGGAGGCCTCTGAGTGCATGCAGCTGGTTTATGGCATTGATGTGAAGGAAGTGGACCCCACCAGCCACACCTATGTCCTAGTCACCAACCTGGGCCTCACCTATGATGGGATGGTGAGCGATGAGCACAGTATGCCCAAGACGGGCCTGCTGATACTCATCCTTAGTATAATCGTCTTGGAGGATGATTGTGTCCCCGAAGAGAGGATATGGGAAGCACTGAATGCCATGGGGGTGCATGCGGGGATGGAGCATAGCATctatggggagcccagggagctcctCACCAGAGTTTGGGTGCAGGAACAGTACCTGGAGTACCGGCAGGTGCCCAACAGCGATCCTGCACGGTACGAGTTCCTGTGGGGTCCCAGGGCCCACGCTGAGACCACCAAGTTGAAAGTCCTGGAGTTTTTGTCCCAGGTCAGTGGGAGTGACCCCAGATCCTTCACACACTTCTATCAGGAGGCTTTGAGagaggaggaacagagagccCAGGCCAGAGTTAGGACCACAGATGATACTACTGCCATGGCCAGTGCAAGCTCTTCTGCCATGCCCAGTGGCTTCTTCTGCCTTGACTGA
- the LOC132223412 gene encoding melanoma-associated antigen 4-like, protein MPGHHMSEPWKPEEDHEDPMEIPDMLVEELFWAMQEEEVEDEEEALSLYSSRASSPSVLFIDSLEEVSAAETPSPPQSLQGASPHAMEAFPWRHAEDESSSSQDEEGPNTEGGPDEDADSLLHKALHLKMIEMVEFLLLKYRAKEPTTKAEMLSSVIKEHQDHFPELFSAATECIQLAFGIVVEEMDPSTHTYVLATALGLSYDGMMSDGHRYPSTGLLVTVLWVIASEGDCAPEEKVWESLNVVGVYDGKEHWLYGEPRELITKIWVQEQYLLYRQVPNSDPACYEFLWGPRAHAETTMMKTLQFVLGVNDRDPYSLSSLLEGPEYNDNHYA, encoded by the coding sequence ATGCCTGGTCATCATATGAGTGAGCCGTGGAAGCCTGAGGAAGACCATGAGGACCCAATGGAGATCCCTGACATGTTGGTAGAGGAACTGTTCTGGGCtatgcaggaggaggaggtggaggatgaggaggaggcccTGTCTCTCTACTCCTCTCGGGCCTCCTCCCCCTCAGTCCTGTTTATAGACAGCCTAGAGGAGGTGTCTGCTGCTGAGACACCAAGTCCTCCCCAGAGTCTTCAGGGTGCCTCCCCCCATGCCATGGAAGCCTTTCCATGGAGACACGCTGAAGATGAGAGCTCCAGCAGCCAAGATGAGGAGGGTCCAAACACTGAGGGAGGCCCTGATGAAGATGCCGATTCCTTGCTCCACAAAGCACTGCATTTGAAGATGATAGAAATGGTGGAGTTTCTACTCCTTAAGTATCGTGCAAAGGAGCCGACCACAAAGGCAGAAATGCTGAGTAGTGTCATCAAAGAGCACCAGGACCACTTTCCTGAGCTCTTCAGTGCAGCCACTGAATGCATCCAGTTGGCTTTTGGTATTGTTGTGGAAGAAATGGACCCCAGTACTCACACCTATGTCCTGGCCACTGCCTTGGGGCTCAGCTATGATGGGATGATGAGCGATGGGCACAGATATCCCAGCACAGGCCTCCTGGTCACAGTTCTGTGGGTGATCGCCTCAGAGGGTGATTGTGCCCCTGAGGAAAAAGTGTGGGAATCACTGAATGTTGTAGGGGTGTATGATGGGAAGGAGCATTGGCTctatggggagcccagggagctcaTCACCAAAATTTGGGTCCAGGAACAGTACCTGCTGTACCGCCAGGTGCCCAATAGTGATCCTGCATGCTATGAGTTCCTGTGGGGTCCCCGAGCACATGCAGAGACTACCATGATGAAAACCCTCCAGTTTGTGCTCGGGGTTAATGACAGGGATCCCTATTCCCTTTCATCACTGCTTGAAGGGCCTGAGTACAATGACAACCACTATGCCTGA